In a genomic window of Polypterus senegalus isolate Bchr_013 chromosome 13, ASM1683550v1, whole genome shotgun sequence:
- the LOC120542830 gene encoding G1/S-specific cyclin-D1-like isoform X2 — MDFALWCCESEDEEPNNRRVSQDSALTEPRILESLLNLETRYLPSASYFSSLQSDIRPGMRTMLANWLLQVSEELGCSDDIFCLSLNLLDRYLSLVPLERSQFQLLGAACLFIACKVRHSDTLSAYSLCFYSDFAFTASELQEMERIVLNALRWDVAGITPQDFLPHFLEVAGLRESKKGNDKNSVKRILCSHAKTLVILCVTETAFLAFPPSLVAAASLISALKGMMPAIIQSVTGLAHHIAKAGSADLLECALTARIEDGKRNERKNKNIEELERSATPTDLQDVDL, encoded by the exons ATGGATTTTGCTTTGTGGTGCTGCGAATCAGAAGATGAAGAGCCAAATAATAGAAGAGTTTCTCAGGATTCAGCATTGACTGAGCCACGCATCCTGGAAAGTCTTCTCAACTTAGAGACACGCTATCTGCCTTCTGCATCCTACTTCAGTAGCTTGCAGAGTGACATCAGACCAGGCATGAGAACAATGCTTGCCAATTGGCTACTTCAG GTATCTGAGGAGCTGGGCTGCTCAGATGACATCTTCTGCTTGTCTCTGAACCTTCTTGATCGTTACCTTTCCTTGGTCCCATTGGAGCGCTCTCAGTTTCAGTTACTAGGTGCCGCCTGCCTCTTTATTGCATGCAAAGTGCGTCATAGTGACACTCTGTCTGCATATAGCCTCTGCTTCTACTCGGACTTTGCCTTCACAGCCAGTGAGCTGCAG GAAATGGAGCGGATTGTACTGAATGCTTTGCGTTGGGATGTTGCTGGTATCACACCTCAAGACTTCCTGCCTCACTTCCTGGAGGTTGCTGGCCTTagagaaagtaaaaagggaaaTGATAAGAACAGTGTGAAAAGAATACTATGCAGCCATGCCAAAACTCTGGTGATCCTCTGTGTAACCGAGACTGCCTTTCTGGCTTTTCCTCCATCACTGGTTGCGGCTGCAAGCCTAATATCTGCACTCAAAGGAATGATGCCAGCGATCATCCAGTCAGTGACAGGTCTGGCTCACCATATTGCCAAAGCTGGCTCTGCTGACCTT CTGGAATGTGCTCTCACAGCCCGGATAGAGGATGGGAagagaaatgaaaggaaaaataagAACATAGAAGAGTTGGAGAGATCTGCAACACCAACTGACCTTCAAGATGTGGACCTTtaa
- the LOC120542830 gene encoding G1/S-specific cyclin-D2-like isoform X1 → MDFALWCCESEDEEPNNRRVSQDSALTEPRILESLLNLETRYLPSASYFSSLQSDIRPGMRTMLANWLLQVSEELGCSDDIFCLSLNLLDRYLSLVPLERSQFQLLGAACLFIACKVRHSDTLSAYSLCFYSDFAFTASELQEMERIVLNALRWDVAGITPQDFLPHFLEVAGLRESKKGNDKNSVKRILCSHAKTLVILCVTETAFLAFPPSLVAAASLISALKGMMPAIIQSVTGLAHHIAKAGSADLDVILLCVEQLECALTARIEDGKRNERKNKNIEELERSATPTDLQDVDL, encoded by the exons ATGGATTTTGCTTTGTGGTGCTGCGAATCAGAAGATGAAGAGCCAAATAATAGAAGAGTTTCTCAGGATTCAGCATTGACTGAGCCACGCATCCTGGAAAGTCTTCTCAACTTAGAGACACGCTATCTGCCTTCTGCATCCTACTTCAGTAGCTTGCAGAGTGACATCAGACCAGGCATGAGAACAATGCTTGCCAATTGGCTACTTCAG GTATCTGAGGAGCTGGGCTGCTCAGATGACATCTTCTGCTTGTCTCTGAACCTTCTTGATCGTTACCTTTCCTTGGTCCCATTGGAGCGCTCTCAGTTTCAGTTACTAGGTGCCGCCTGCCTCTTTATTGCATGCAAAGTGCGTCATAGTGACACTCTGTCTGCATATAGCCTCTGCTTCTACTCGGACTTTGCCTTCACAGCCAGTGAGCTGCAG GAAATGGAGCGGATTGTACTGAATGCTTTGCGTTGGGATGTTGCTGGTATCACACCTCAAGACTTCCTGCCTCACTTCCTGGAGGTTGCTGGCCTTagagaaagtaaaaagggaaaTGATAAGAACAGTGTGAAAAGAATACTATGCAGCCATGCCAAAACTCTGGTGATCCTCTGTGTAACCGAGACTGCCTTTCTGGCTTTTCCTCCATCACTGGTTGCGGCTGCAAGCCTAATATCTGCACTCAAAGGAATGATGCCAGCGATCATCCAGTCAGTGACAGGTCTGGCTCACCATATTGCCAAAGCTGGCTCTGCTGACCTT gATGTAATACTCTTGTGTGTTGAACAGCTGGAATGTGCTCTCACAGCCCGGATAGAGGATGGGAagagaaatgaaaggaaaaataagAACATAGAAGAGTTGGAGAGATCTGCAACACCAACTGACCTTCAAGATGTGGACCTTtaa